TAGTCCCAAAATGGTTTTGCTAGGTCCGAAAAGTCGTGTTCTATGGACTGGAACCATTCTTTAAATTTCGGATAAGCTTGGACTGATTCTTTTAGACAACGTTTTTCGAAACTATCATTGAATGCGAGAATGGTGCCTCCCGGTTTGATATGAGAGGAAAGCGATTCTAAGATGCCGAATCTTGGATCATTATCATGATCATCCAAGTAGATATATTCTTCCGGTTCTTCATTCAGGTCTTTCCGGATCACATGCAATGAATATAAAAAAGGTACATGCTGGAATGGATGTGTATCCTTGTAGACAGGCACAGGTGGATTAATGGTCTCAAAGTCCAAACAATATAAAGGAAACTTTAACTGATTTAGATAGGATACGAGCGCATCCCGATCTAAATATTCTTTTCCAGTTTTTACCGCTTCTACTTGGATTTTTTGTCGATAAGTAAATTCGGAATCAGGTTCTACTTCGGATAGATTTCGAATACCTTGGTTCCAAAGCGTAAGAGTGAGTTCCTTTCCTTCTCTCAGAGTAAATAGATCGCCAGGAGGAGAATCCGAATAACAGGATTCGGGATGGGTACAATTTCTGGGATGTTCGCAATGTTTGGAGAAGGTAGTAGAAGGAATTTTATCATTTTCTAATACTTCCAGAAGTTTGTAGGCTTTTTCTTTGGTATCTTCGAGATTCGCTAAAGTTTCCTTACTACAGTCCTTTTTGTGGAATAGTCGATTCGGATCTATTTCGGTTCCAGTATACGAATAATCGGAACTTACAGTCCATACTTGGGTAGAATGTACCTTATAACCTGCTTCTTCCAAAACCATTCTGATAAATGAAAGTTCCGAGATATGAGTTCTTTTGGCTGAGGAAGAAGCTTTGACGATAATTACCTGCCAACCTTCTTCATATGGAATTAGAAAGTCAGCTCTGGTATCGAAAAATTTTGTTCTGACGCAGGCACCTTTGACGGGTTGTTTTGAATCTAAGTAAGATCTGGTTTTAGCGTCTTTATATCCTGCATGTTTTGCATCGAGGAAAAGATTGCCTGCAATATCTTTGAGTAAGGATTTTTGTTTGGGGGAAATGAACTGATTGGAAATATCGAATTCGTGATTCGGTTCCTTTAGGAATTTCCAAAATTGTAATTCACAATGTTGTCCAGTTTGAAAAGCGGATCTTCCTAATAGAGGAAGTTCTTTTTCTCGATAAGGAGCCAGAACATCGAATAAAAGTTTTCGTCTGAGAGATTCCGGAAAGAGAAAAGACAACCGCCGAATTGAGGTTCTTAGTAATTTAGGAACCGAATCCATAGCGGAGTCTTTTCTTTTCCGATGGGAAAAGTTTAAGCCAAAAGTACCTTGATGTCTTTCGGACTGGATGCGCTATAAATCTTGTTTTCAGAAGTTCCCAAGTTTGCTTGGGTTAATTTTTGAGAAACAACACTTGGTCCAAAATCGATACCGACTAACTTAGGAGTTTTAACGAAGGTAGTAGTCGCTTTATCCCAATGAAGAGCTTTGATCAAAACTTCTCTAAATAGAGGTAAGCTGATGTCCGCTTCGTTCTGATAGTTTCTTCCGTCAAAGATAGAATAAACCGGGATCTTTAAATCGGAACCTTTGTAGCTGAATCCGATCCTTTCCATATCTTTTGGAACAGTCTTTTCAGTCTCATCCATGATCGGGCAATGGAAAGGTGCGGTAGTTCTCAAATAGACGAATTTTACTTTTTTCTCATCCATCTCTGCTTTGAACTTTTTACGGAAAGCAAGAAGGGCTTCCGGATTTCCGGAAACGATATTCGAATCAGGAGTGTTGAATAGAGAAACATAAATTGCTTTAGTTCCGCTGAGTCCAAGTTCCGCATTTGTGCTTTGAACTCTTTCAGAAAGTTCAGCAGCGGTGTAGCCGATAACTGCAACCATTGGAGCAGGCTGTTTGTCTCCGATCTCTTCGTTACCTTTTAGAACTTCTTCAGAAGGATTAAAAATCCCGTAAAGTTCCTGAGCTCTGTATCCAAGATATAGAACGAATTTCAAAAATTTAGTATATTCTTTATAGAAGTCGGCGCCTTCTTTTCCTAATGCGATCAATACTGCAGGAATGATCCCTTGGCTATGACCGGTTGCTCCCGCAGCGTTTGCGATAAGTTCGGAAGTTGCGAAACCTTTATTAACTAAAGAGACGTAATTTGCTGTTTGTGTGAGGAAGATACCTACGATGGAAACTGTAGCGCTGCAGAGATAGTTTTCGTCAGGAGCAGATTCAGGGTTTTTGATCCAGGATTCGAAATCGTATCCTTGAGAGATGATATCTTTTCTTAAGCTAGGAACTTCTTCTGCTAGAGCTTTGAAAGCAGTATCAAATAATTCTTTTAAAGAAGGATCTGTTTCGTAAAGTTTAGAAAGTTCCTTCAACCAAGGAGAACCCTGGCCTCCGAATTGCAAAAATAGTTTATTGCCTTGAGTTTTTGCTTCGTTCAAAAAGTTTGCTACTGCCATACTATGCCTTGTTATAAGTCGTTAGAAGATGCTTTTCTTTCCAGCCTTGGGTCGCAATTCTTTTTTAAAGAGCTTTTTCGTCCTGAATGGCGTTCGTAAAGAACGACCGTTCCACTAAACATCCTATAATTCCCGTGAGATCCCTTAAAACCTTTTGGTTTGGCCTTTCTCCGGGAAAATGATTGACCTAGTCGGGTCCGCATGAGGTTATTCTTTCCGAAACCCTTCTAATTAGAAATATCTTCCAATCTCCGGTAGGACCGGACAGAAAACAATATGATAAAAGTAAGGAACCTTTCCAAATTTTACGGAGAGAAATTAGCCATTGATCGCCTGAATTTCGAACTCAAAGAGGGAGAGATTGTAGGCTTGCTTGGCCTTAATGGTGCGGGAAAAACAACCACGATCCGGATACTCACCGGTTACTTGATGGCAACCGACGGACTATGCGAGTTCAACGGACTGAACACATTCGAACATCCTATTGATGTAAAGAAGAAGATAGGTTATCTTCCGGAAACTCCTCCTCTTTATCCGGAATTAACTGTGATAGAGTATCTCACTTTCGCAGCTAGGATTAAACAGATCTCGGAAGAAGATATTTCTTCCGAACTGAATCGAGTTTTAGGTCTTACCGATCTTACACAAGTGAAGGAGAAGGTGATCGAAACACTTTCACTTGGATTCAGAAAGAGAGTGGGGATCGCTCAAGCTATTTTAGGAAATCCTGAAATTATTATTATGGACGAACCTATTTCCGGCTTGGACCCGAAACAAATAGTAGAAATTCGTAATTTAATTCACGGTTTGAAAGAAAATCATACAATTCTTCTTTCTAGCCATATCCTTCCTGAAGTTTACAAAACCTGCAATCGGTTCCTTTTCCTACATAAAGGAAGATTGGTATACCAATGTGATCGCCAGGAATTGGAAAGGGAGATGGAAAATCTTTCCGGTCTAGAAGTAACTTTATCGGGAAAATCCAGATCTGAAACTGAAGCCTATCTGAATGGCATCGCGAGCAAATCGGGCGCGACTTTCAAATTCGTAGGAGAAGATTCAGTAGGTTCAACTTTTCTGATAAACACTTCTTCCGAAAGGAAGTTTAAAGAAGAATTATATTCCGGAATTTCTTCCTCCGGCATTCTGCCTGAATTTATTCGTAAGCAGGATGTGACTTTAGAACAAATCTTTATGAACAAGGTTTAATTCATGTTTCGAAATATTAAATGGATCTTCTGGAAAGAAGTCAGGGTATTTTTTGGTACCTATTTGGCTCCTTTGGTTTTAGGTGGGACTGCGTTCTTAAATTCATTATTCGTATTGATCCTGAATTTTAACTCGGGGACGAATTACACCGAAACCACAATCATCACTTTTATCTCCTTCATGAGCACGATGTTGATCGCGATGTTGATTGTTGCAATGGGCTCTATCACGGA
The sequence above is a segment of the Leptospira hartskeerlii genome. Coding sequences within it:
- a CDS encoding DUF2779 domain-containing protein, with translation MDSVPKLLRTSIRRLSFLFPESLRRKLLFDVLAPYREKELPLLGRSAFQTGQHCELQFWKFLKEPNHEFDISNQFISPKQKSLLKDIAGNLFLDAKHAGYKDAKTRSYLDSKQPVKGACVRTKFFDTRADFLIPYEEGWQVIIVKASSSAKRTHISELSFIRMVLEEAGYKVHSTQVWTVSSDYSYTGTEIDPNRLFHKKDCSKETLANLEDTKEKAYKLLEVLENDKIPSTTFSKHCEHPRNCTHPESCYSDSPPGDLFTLREGKELTLTLWNQGIRNLSEVEPDSEFTYRQKIQVEAVKTGKEYLDRDALVSYLNQLKFPLYCLDFETINPPVPVYKDTHPFQHVPFLYSLHVIRKDLNEEPEEYIYLDDHDNDPRFGILESLSSHIKPGGTILAFNDSFEKRCLKESVQAYPKFKEWFQSIEHDFSDLAKPFWDYHYYHPAQAGTTSLKVVLPVLTGANYKELAINAGHIANSEFLRIKTENVSEQEKKRVESDLIAYCKMDTYALILILRALAEKLNWPEKL
- a CDS encoding ACP S-malonyltransferase, yielding MAVANFLNEAKTQGNKLFLQFGGQGSPWLKELSKLYETDPSLKELFDTAFKALAEEVPSLRKDIISQGYDFESWIKNPESAPDENYLCSATVSIVGIFLTQTANYVSLVNKGFATSELIANAAGATGHSQGIIPAVLIALGKEGADFYKEYTKFLKFVLYLGYRAQELYGIFNPSEEVLKGNEEIGDKQPAPMVAVIGYTAAELSERVQSTNAELGLSGTKAIYVSLFNTPDSNIVSGNPEALLAFRKKFKAEMDEKKVKFVYLRTTAPFHCPIMDETEKTVPKDMERIGFSYKGSDLKIPVYSIFDGRNYQNEADISLPLFREVLIKALHWDKATTTFVKTPKLVGIDFGPSVVSQKLTQANLGTSENKIYSASSPKDIKVLLA
- a CDS encoding ABC transporter ATP-binding protein; the encoded protein is MIKVRNLSKFYGEKLAIDRLNFELKEGEIVGLLGLNGAGKTTTIRILTGYLMATDGLCEFNGLNTFEHPIDVKKKIGYLPETPPLYPELTVIEYLTFAARIKQISEEDISSELNRVLGLTDLTQVKEKVIETLSLGFRKRVGIAQAILGNPEIIIMDEPISGLDPKQIVEIRNLIHGLKENHTILLSSHILPEVYKTCNRFLFLHKGRLVYQCDRQELEREMENLSGLEVTLSGKSRSETEAYLNGIASKSGATFKFVGEDSVGSTFLINTSSERKFKEELYSGISSSGILPEFIRKQDVTLEQIFMNKV